A region from the Metopolophium dirhodum isolate CAU chromosome 9, ASM1992520v1, whole genome shotgun sequence genome encodes:
- the LOC132951950 gene encoding uncharacterized protein LOC132951950 — protein sequence MSDNQNPIPSPTVCKLSRTSDKMYTPCRRVGLKRKSTGTLTPKTIPKKIKVIDLNLSTEFGENVETQNNIPKNKSISKLEYEDETPLNVLDKHRVIEELKSELKNSEQHNLDQIKKLSKKWLNVCQEALTSLFNKLNENENSNLHTLEDLIRSLGICPDLIQFDSNNQEFY from the exons atgtctgatAATCAAAATCCTATTCCATCACCAACTGTATGTAAACTATCGCGTACTTCTGACAAAATGTATACACCTTGTCGTAGAGTAGGACTCAAAAGAAAGTCCACTGGTACATTAACTCCCAAAACTATACCAaagaaaataaaagttattgatCTGAATTTGTCCACTgaatttggtgaaaatgtagaaacacaaaataatataccaaaaaacaaatcaatttcaaaattgGAATATGAAGATGAGACGCCATTAAATGTATTAGACAAACACCGCGTTATAGAAGAACTCAAGTCTGAACTCAAAAATAGTGAACAG catAATTTAGATCAAATAAAAAAGCTAtcaaaaaaatggttaaatgtTTGTCAAGAGGCTTTGACATcactattcaataaattaaatgaaaatgaaaattccaATTTACATACTTTAGAAGATTTGATTAGAAGTTTAGGCATTTGTCCtgatttaattcaatttgattCAAATAATCAAGAGTTTTACTGA
- the LOC132951951 gene encoding protein BUD31 homolog, with translation MPKVRRSRKPPPDGWELIEPTLEELEQKMREAETESHEGKRKVEALWPIFKIHNQKSRYIYDLFHRRKAISRELYDFCLQEKIADQNLIAKWKKQGYENLCCLRCIQTRDTNFGTSCICRVPKSKLEEGRIVECVHCGCRGCSG, from the exons ATGCCAAAAGTCCGTAGAAGCCGGAAACCGCCTCCTGATGGGTGGGAACTTATAGAACCTACTCTAGAGGAATTGGAGCAAAAAATGAGAGAAG cTGAAACCGAATCGCATGAGGGCAAACGTAAAGTAGAAGCATTGTGgccaattttcaaaattcataaCCAGAAATCAagatatatttatgatttgttCCATAGACGTAAAGCTATTTCTAGAG AATTGTATGATTTTTGCCTTCAAGAAAAAATTGCTGATCAAAATTTAATAGCAAAATGGAAGAAACAAGGTTATGAAAATCTATGTTGCCTTCGTTGTATTCAAACTAGGGATACAAATTTTGGAACTAGCTGTATATGCAGAGTCCCAAAATCTAAACTAGAAGAA GGTCGAATAGTGGAATGTGTGCATTGTGGATGTAGAGGTTGTTCTGGCTAA